The proteins below are encoded in one region of Micromonospora sp. DSM 45708:
- the dxs gene encoding 1-deoxy-D-xylulose-5-phosphate synthase, producing the protein MSVEEGTANHGRLLGAVRGPQDVKRMTAEQLDILGAEIRDFLIAKVSRTGGHIGPNLGVVELTLAMHRVFDSPRDRLLFDTGHQAYVHKILTGRQEGFDKLRQRGGLSGYPSQAESEHDLIENSHASTALSYADGLAKAYALRGEKRSVVAVVGDGALTGGMCWEALNNIATAGNPLIIVVNDNGRSYSPTIGGLADHLSSLRLNPGYEKVLDTVKDALGNTPFVGKPMYEVLHAVKKGIKDAVAPQAMFEDLGIKYVGPVDGHDVPAVEAALRAAKNFGGPVIVHAVTRKGYGYRPAEDDEADCLHGPGAFDAETGQLVAAPSVKWTHVFANELVTIADERPDVVGITAAMAEPTGIATLARKYPERVYDVGIAEQHAATSAAGLAMGGLHPVVAVYATFLNRAFDQVLLDVAMHKLPVTFVLDRAGITGPDGPSHYGIWDMSVFGVVPGLRIAAPRDSATLREELREAIAVDDGPTILRFPTGTVAADLPAVRRVGPVDVLAESARTDVLLVAVGSFAGLGMEVASRVAEQGYGVTVVDPRWVRPVPAELVELAAAHRLVVTVEDGVRVGGVGSALAQAMRDADVRVPVRDLGVPADWHPHGTRAQILSDLGLTAQDVARDVTGWISGLDAAPVEPATDGAAAQN; encoded by the coding sequence ATGAGTGTTGAAGAGGGCACGGCCAACCACGGTCGGCTGCTGGGCGCCGTCCGTGGCCCGCAGGACGTGAAGCGGATGACCGCCGAGCAGCTGGACATCCTCGGCGCCGAGATCCGTGACTTTCTGATCGCCAAGGTCTCCCGCACCGGCGGGCACATCGGCCCCAACCTCGGCGTCGTCGAGCTGACGCTGGCCATGCACCGGGTGTTCGACTCCCCGCGCGACCGGCTCCTCTTCGACACCGGGCACCAGGCGTACGTACACAAGATCCTCACCGGCCGGCAGGAGGGCTTCGACAAGCTCCGCCAGCGCGGTGGCCTCTCCGGCTACCCCAGCCAGGCGGAGAGCGAGCACGACCTGATCGAGAACTCGCACGCCTCCACCGCCCTGTCGTACGCCGACGGGCTGGCCAAGGCGTACGCGCTGCGCGGTGAGAAGCGGTCCGTGGTGGCCGTGGTGGGCGACGGCGCGCTCACCGGCGGCATGTGCTGGGAGGCGCTCAACAACATCGCCACCGCCGGCAACCCGCTGATCATCGTGGTCAACGACAACGGCCGGTCCTACTCGCCGACCATCGGCGGCCTCGCCGACCACCTGTCGTCGCTGCGGCTCAACCCCGGCTACGAGAAGGTGCTCGACACCGTCAAGGACGCGCTCGGCAACACCCCGTTCGTCGGCAAGCCGATGTACGAGGTGCTGCACGCGGTCAAGAAGGGCATCAAGGACGCGGTCGCCCCGCAGGCCATGTTCGAGGACCTCGGCATCAAGTACGTCGGCCCGGTCGACGGCCACGACGTGCCGGCGGTCGAGGCGGCGCTGCGCGCGGCGAAGAACTTCGGCGGTCCGGTGATCGTGCACGCGGTCACCCGTAAGGGCTACGGCTACCGTCCCGCCGAGGACGACGAGGCCGACTGCCTGCACGGCCCCGGCGCGTTCGACGCGGAGACCGGTCAGCTCGTCGCCGCGCCGTCGGTGAAGTGGACCCACGTGTTCGCCAACGAGCTGGTGACGATCGCCGACGAGCGCCCCGACGTGGTCGGCATCACCGCCGCCATGGCGGAGCCCACCGGCATCGCCACGCTGGCCCGCAAGTACCCGGAGCGGGTCTACGACGTGGGCATCGCCGAGCAGCACGCCGCCACGTCCGCCGCCGGCCTGGCGATGGGTGGCCTGCACCCGGTGGTCGCGGTCTACGCCACGTTCCTCAACCGCGCGTTCGACCAGGTCCTGCTGGACGTGGCGATGCACAAGCTGCCGGTCACGTTCGTGCTGGACCGGGCCGGCATCACCGGCCCGGACGGGCCCAGCCACTACGGCATCTGGGACATGTCGGTCTTCGGCGTGGTGCCCGGCCTGCGCATCGCCGCGCCCCGCGACTCGGCCACGCTGCGCGAGGAGCTGCGCGAGGCGATCGCCGTCGACGACGGCCCGACCATCCTGCGCTTCCCGACCGGCACCGTCGCCGCCGACCTCCCGGCCGTGCGCCGGGTCGGCCCGGTCGACGTGCTGGCCGAGTCGGCGCGTACCGACGTGCTGCTGGTCGCGGTCGGCTCGTTCGCCGGCCTCGGCATGGAGGTCGCGTCCCGGGTCGCCGAGCAGGGCTACGGCGTCACCGTGGTCGACCCGCGCTGGGTCCGCCCGGTTCCGGCCGAGCTGGTCGAGCTGGCCGCCGCGCACCGCCTCGTGGTCACCGTCGAGGACGGCGTCCGGGTCGGCGGCGTCGGCTCCGCGCTGGCCCAGGCGATGCGGGACGCCGACGTCCGCGTGCCGGTGCGCGACCTCGGCGTACCGGCCGACTGGCACCCGCACGGCACCCGCGCGCAGATCCTGTCCGACCTGGGGCTGACCGCGCAGGACGTGGCGCGCGACGTCACCGGTTGGATCTCCGGCCTGGACGCCGCGCCGGTCGAGCCGGCCACCGACGGGGCCGCCGCGCAGAACTGA